One window from the genome of Trichocoleus desertorum ATA4-8-CV12 encodes:
- a CDS encoding CbiQ family ECF transporter T component — MDLLRSLPLGLYLEQPQTWLHRLDPRIKLAWLMSFLLAPLLANPVWRLLLVVLLVLITLGAMIPFRVWRQQMVWLLMLSFFVFVLTAIAPDGLDAEHQPRLPANELAFAQQPTTSSPEQGSAWFDPRAWFAGGAENGVKGDRPSNQQALAQSLPQPTPYNYVLFKQKPFLVTRRSLDLGVRVSTLLFTLIYSTNLFLLTTAPEEITAGLESLMRPLRRLNWPVTEIVLTLTLSLRFVPLVLEEVQNLIRSVRTRAINWKKLGLRGAIQVWMLIAERLLENLLLRAEQIASAMKVRGFTSPNEHRVQWHQLRLGLGDWLALLALLGLWGARLIWGSEVS, encoded by the coding sequence ATGGATCTGCTGCGATCGCTGCCATTAGGGCTGTACCTAGAACAACCGCAAACCTGGCTCCATCGGCTTGATCCCCGGATCAAGTTGGCTTGGCTGATGAGTTTTTTACTGGCTCCTCTACTGGCTAATCCAGTTTGGCGCTTGTTGCTGGTGGTGTTGCTGGTGCTAATCACCTTAGGGGCGATGATCCCTTTTCGAGTGTGGCGGCAGCAGATGGTTTGGCTGTTGATGCTGAGCTTCTTTGTCTTCGTGCTAACAGCGATCGCCCCTGATGGACTTGATGCCGAGCATCAACCTCGTCTGCCTGCAAATGAGTTGGCTTTTGCTCAGCAGCCTACGACTTCAAGCCCTGAACAAGGTTCTGCCTGGTTTGATCCTCGTGCTTGGTTCGCGGGGGGCGCAGAGAATGGCGTCAAGGGCGATCGCCCCTCTAATCAACAGGCTCTGGCTCAATCTTTACCGCAGCCTACGCCTTATAACTACGTCCTATTTAAGCAGAAGCCGTTTCTGGTGACTCGGCGATCGCTAGACTTAGGCGTTCGGGTCAGCACTTTGCTGTTTACCTTGATCTACAGCACAAATCTGTTTTTGCTGACCACCGCACCTGAGGAGATCACCGCAGGACTCGAAAGCCTGATGCGACCCTTGCGGCGGCTGAACTGGCCTGTGACTGAGATTGTATTAACCCTCACTTTGTCATTGCGGTTTGTTCCGTTGGTGTTAGAAGAAGTCCAAAATTTGATTCGCTCGGTTCGCACCCGTGCCATTAACTGGAAAAAATTGGGATTGCGCGGAGCCATTCAAGTTTGGATGCTAATTGCCGAGCGCTTACTAGAGAATTTGTTGCTGCGGGCAGAGCAAATTGCTAGTGCCATGAAAGTGCGTGGCTTTACGAGCCCCAATGAGCATCGGGTGCAGTGGCATCAACTGCGTTTGGGCCTTGGTGATTGGCTGGCATTGTTGGCGCTGTTGGGCCTGTGGGGGGCTCGCTTAATTTGGGGATCGGAAGTTTCATAG
- the der gene encoding ribosome biogenesis GTPase Der, which yields MSLPIVAILGRPNVGKSTIVNRLAETKGAIVFNEPGVTRDRTYQPAYWRDREFLVVDTGGLIFDDDTEFLPLIRQQAMAALAEASVAIFVVDGQEGPTIADEEIATWLRQQSVPVLLTVNKCESPDQGMAQAAQFWSLGLGEPYPVSGIHGNGTGELLDEALKHLPPPEELPENPEIKVAIVGRPNVGKSSLLNAFVGENRAIVSPISGTTRDSIDTVVEREGQTYRLIDTAGIRKKKHIEYGPEFFSINRAFKAIRRADVVLMVIDALDGVTEQDQKLAGRITDEGRACIIVVNKWDAVEKDAYTIYDYEEQVKSRLQFTEWAPLIFVSAETGQRVEKILELVNTAAEQHKRRVTTSVINEVLEDAGNWHSPPTTRQGRQGRIYYGTQVSTQPPTIALFVNEAKLFNDNYRRYVERQLRESLGFAGTPIRLIWRSKKMREMEKGSPNRATRV from the coding sequence ATGTCCTTGCCTATTGTTGCTATTCTTGGTCGTCCGAACGTGGGCAAGTCAACGATTGTGAACCGTTTGGCCGAAACAAAGGGCGCGATTGTCTTTAACGAGCCCGGTGTCACTCGCGATCGCACTTACCAGCCTGCTTACTGGCGCGATCGCGAATTTTTAGTGGTCGATACAGGTGGCCTGATTTTTGATGACGACACAGAATTTTTGCCGCTGATTCGGCAACAAGCAATGGCCGCTTTAGCAGAAGCCAGTGTGGCCATTTTTGTAGTAGATGGTCAAGAAGGCCCTACCATAGCCGACGAAGAGATTGCCACTTGGTTACGCCAGCAATCAGTGCCCGTATTACTAACTGTCAACAAATGTGAGTCTCCCGACCAGGGAATGGCTCAAGCCGCTCAGTTTTGGAGCTTAGGTTTGGGTGAGCCTTATCCTGTTTCTGGCATTCACGGAAATGGCACGGGTGAGCTCTTAGATGAAGCGCTCAAACATTTGCCACCGCCGGAAGAACTGCCGGAGAACCCAGAAATCAAGGTGGCGATCGTCGGGCGGCCTAACGTCGGTAAATCCAGTCTACTCAACGCCTTCGTGGGAGAAAACCGTGCTATTGTTAGCCCCATTTCTGGCACCACCCGCGACAGCATTGACACAGTTGTAGAACGGGAAGGTCAAACTTATCGCTTGATTGATACCGCTGGCATCCGTAAGAAAAAGCACATTGAATACGGCCCAGAGTTTTTCAGCATTAATCGTGCCTTTAAAGCGATTCGTCGAGCTGATGTCGTCTTGATGGTGATTGATGCCCTAGATGGCGTGACCGAGCAGGATCAGAAACTGGCAGGTCGCATTACGGACGAAGGGCGAGCTTGCATTATTGTGGTCAACAAATGGGACGCAGTCGAAAAAGATGCTTACACCATTTATGACTACGAAGAACAAGTCAAAAGCCGCTTGCAGTTTACCGAATGGGCTCCGCTAATTTTTGTCAGTGCTGAGACAGGACAGCGGGTTGAAAAAATTCTGGAGCTAGTGAACACCGCCGCTGAGCAGCATAAACGACGGGTAACGACCTCAGTGATTAATGAGGTTTTGGAGGATGCAGGGAATTGGCATTCGCCCCCAACCACGCGCCAAGGTCGTCAAGGTAGAATTTATTACGGCACTCAAGTCAGCACTCAACCTCCTACGATCGCCCTGTTTGTCAACGAAGCCAAGCTATTTAATGACAACTATCGTCGTTATGTGGAACGACAATTGCGGGAAAGTTTGGGCTTTGCCGGAACTCCGATTCGTTTGATTTGGCGCAGCAAAAAAATGCGGGAAATGGAGAAGGGGAGTCCTAACCGGGCAACGCGCGTTTAA